The following coding sequences are from one Ramlibacter henchirensis window:
- the gatC gene encoding Asp-tRNA(Asn)/Glu-tRNA(Gln) amidotransferase subunit GatC encodes MALTPDDIRRLQHLARLELQPQESERMLAQINGFFSIVEAMRAVDTAGVEPLAHPVAAFQDVQLRLRDDVASEPNAREENQKSAPAVERGLFLVPKVIE; translated from the coding sequence ATGGCCCTGACCCCCGACGACATCCGGCGACTGCAGCATCTCGCGCGCCTGGAATTGCAGCCGCAAGAGAGCGAACGCATGCTGGCGCAGATCAACGGCTTCTTCTCCATCGTGGAAGCGATGCGCGCCGTGGACACCGCGGGCGTCGAACCGCTCGCGCATCCGGTGGCCGCTTTCCAGGACGTGCAGCTTCGATTGCGCGACGACGTGGCGAGCGAGCCAAACGCCCGTGAAGAAAACCAGAAGAGCGCACCAGCGGTCGAGCGCGGCCTGTTCCTCGTACCGAAAGTGATCGAGTGA
- a CDS encoding rod shape-determining protein, whose protein sequence is MFGAFRRYLSSDLAIDLGTANTLIFVRDKGIVLDEPSVVAIRHEGGPQGKKTIQAVGHEAKAMLGKVPGNIEAIRPMKDGVIADFTVTEQMLKQFIKMVHPRSMMKPSPRIIICVPCGSTQVERRAIRESALGAGASEVYLIEEPMAAAIGAGLPVSEASGSMVVDIGGGTTEVGVISLGGMVYKGSVRVGGDKFDEAIISYIRRNYGMLIGEPTAEAIKKTIGSAFPGSEVKEIEVKGRNLSEGVPRSFTISSNEILEALTDPLNNIVSAVKNALESTPPELGADIAERGMMLTGGGALLRDLDRLLAEETGLPVLVAEDPLTCVVRGCGIALERMERLGSIFTSE, encoded by the coding sequence ATGTTCGGAGCGTTCCGTCGGTACCTTTCGTCCGACCTGGCCATTGACCTGGGCACGGCCAACACACTGATCTTCGTGCGGGACAAGGGCATCGTTCTGGACGAACCTTCCGTGGTCGCCATCCGCCACGAGGGCGGCCCGCAGGGGAAGAAGACGATCCAGGCCGTGGGCCACGAAGCCAAGGCCATGCTGGGCAAGGTGCCGGGCAACATCGAGGCGATCCGCCCGATGAAGGATGGCGTCATCGCCGACTTCACCGTCACCGAGCAGATGCTCAAGCAGTTCATCAAGATGGTCCACCCCCGGTCCATGATGAAGCCCAGCCCCCGCATCATCATCTGCGTGCCCTGCGGCTCGACCCAGGTGGAGCGCCGCGCCATCCGCGAATCGGCGCTCGGCGCCGGCGCCAGCGAGGTCTACCTGATCGAGGAACCCATGGCCGCCGCGATCGGCGCCGGCCTGCCGGTCTCCGAGGCCAGCGGCTCGATGGTGGTCGACATCGGCGGCGGCACCACCGAAGTGGGCGTCATCTCGCTGGGCGGCATGGTCTACAAGGGCAGCGTGCGCGTCGGCGGCGACAAGTTCGACGAGGCGATCATCAGCTACATCCGCCGCAACTACGGCATGCTGATCGGCGAACCCACCGCCGAAGCGATCAAGAAGACCATTGGCTCGGCGTTTCCCGGCAGCGAGGTCAAGGAGATCGAAGTCAAGGGCCGCAACCTTTCCGAAGGCGTGCCCCGCTCTTTCACGATTTCCTCCAACGAGATCCTGGAAGCCCTGACCGACCCGCTGAACAACATCGTCTCGGCGGTCAAGAACGCGCTGGAGAGCACGCCGCCCGAACTGGGCGCGGACATCGCCGAGCGCGGGATGATGCTCACCGGCGGCGGCGCGCTGCTGCGCGACCTCGACCGCCTGCTGGCCGAGGAAACCGGCCTGCCCGTGCTGGTGGCCGAGGATCCGCTGACCTGCGTCGTGCGCGGCTGCGGCATCGCACTCGAGCGCATGGAGCGCCTGGGCAGCATCTTCACCTCCGAGTAG
- the mreD gene encoding rod shape-determining protein MreD, which translates to MIMRPGQQLLLPANPLFIWSSLLVAMVVSMLPLGRTPWMPDLLALVLVFWGVHQPLRVGIGAAFAFGIAMDVHQAALLGQHALAYTALTYLAITIHRRLLWFTVPSQAVQVLPLFVAAHAIELAIRMMAGGVFPGASILLAPVIESLLWPVVSVILLAPQRRAPDPDENRPL; encoded by the coding sequence ATGATCATGCGCCCCGGCCAGCAGCTGCTGCTTCCGGCCAACCCGCTCTTCATCTGGTCCAGCCTGCTGGTGGCGATGGTGGTCAGCATGCTGCCGCTCGGCCGCACGCCGTGGATGCCCGACCTGCTGGCGCTGGTGCTGGTGTTCTGGGGCGTGCACCAGCCGCTGCGGGTGGGCATCGGCGCCGCCTTCGCCTTCGGCATCGCGATGGACGTGCACCAGGCGGCCCTGCTCGGGCAGCATGCGCTGGCCTACACCGCGCTGACCTACCTCGCGATCACCATCCACCGCCGCCTGCTCTGGTTCACGGTGCCCTCGCAGGCGGTGCAGGTGCTGCCGCTGTTCGTGGCGGCGCACGCCATCGAGCTGGCGATCCGCATGATGGCGGGCGGCGTGTTCCCCGGCGCCTCGATCCTGCTCGCCCCCGTGATCGAATCCCTGCTTTGGCCGGTGGTCAGCGTGATCCTGCTGGCGCCGCAGCGCAGGGCGCCCGATCCCGATGAGAATCGGCCGCTGTGA
- the mreC gene encoding rod shape-determining protein MreC, giving the protein MPLGTLDRTPPPFFKQGPSALSKLMVFSALALFLMVADTRFRITQPLRAAVGTVLYPLQWAILRPVLALRHGGEYFEALRDAQVLEAAARKKLAQQSQQANQVEQLALENKRLRELLALRERITTPGQAAEVLYDAADPYTRKVIIDKGMAQGVEEGSPVIDESGVLGQVTRVHPLISEVTLITDRDHAIPVLNARTGARSVAFGDPGGSHAGALELRFMAGNADVQAGDLLTTSGVDGIYPAGLPVAKVDKVERRADSAFARIFCVPQAAVDGARHVMVLKPVAAQIPPRPVEAPAAVGPKPARKGAH; this is encoded by the coding sequence ATGCCGCTCGGTACGCTGGACAGGACCCCACCGCCCTTCTTCAAGCAGGGCCCGTCGGCGCTGTCCAAGCTGATGGTTTTCAGCGCCCTGGCGCTGTTCCTGATGGTGGCGGACACCCGCTTTCGCATCACCCAGCCGCTGCGCGCGGCCGTCGGAACGGTGCTCTATCCCCTGCAATGGGCCATCCTGCGCCCCGTGCTGGCGCTGCGCCACGGCGGCGAATACTTCGAGGCGCTGCGCGACGCGCAGGTGCTGGAAGCGGCGGCGCGCAAGAAACTCGCCCAGCAATCGCAGCAGGCCAACCAGGTCGAGCAGCTGGCGCTGGAGAACAAGCGGCTGCGCGAACTGCTCGCCCTGCGCGAGCGAATCACCACGCCGGGCCAGGCCGCCGAGGTGCTGTACGACGCGGCCGACCCGTACACCCGCAAGGTGATCATCGACAAGGGCATGGCCCAGGGTGTCGAGGAAGGCTCGCCGGTGATCGACGAGTCCGGCGTGCTGGGACAGGTGACGCGCGTTCATCCGCTGATCAGCGAAGTCACCCTGATCACCGACCGCGACCACGCCATCCCGGTCCTGAACGCCCGCACCGGCGCCCGCAGCGTGGCCTTTGGCGATCCGGGCGGCTCGCACGCCGGCGCGCTGGAGCTGCGCTTCATGGCCGGCAATGCGGATGTGCAGGCCGGCGACCTGCTCACCACCAGCGGCGTGGACGGCATCTACCCGGCCGGGCTGCCGGTGGCCAAGGTCGACAAGGTCGAGCGCCGCGCCGACTCGGCCTTCGCACGAATCTTCTGCGTGCCGCAGGCCGCGGTGGACGGCGCCCGGCACGTGATGGTGCTCAAGCCCGTCGCCGCGCAGATCCCGCCGCGGCCGGTCGAAGCCCCGGCGGCCGTCGGGCCCAAGCCCGCCAGGAAGGGAGCGCACTGA